One genomic window of Gracilinema caldarium DSM 7334 includes the following:
- a CDS encoding DUF4838 domain-containing protein — protein sequence MHTLDYKRLFIGEVEFERDSDRWIPWAKEHGCKAIILYPVDELFTFGRMGDHVTGRRRKLIELAQQHELQIEEGGFCLSRFLPRRLFMNNRDLFRMVEGKRVADVNFCPTNPETLEIISNQARRFFQYRNEHRMFHLWPDRGPDEGWCSCPTCRAFTPFEQTLIAINTLADVLVKINSSAGLSYLISDGAESTLHCRPNMFPLPYPQDGPELERDGWAIAGPKLKSPVLPGPS from the coding sequence ATGCATACACTGGATTATAAACGGCTTTTTATTGGTGAAGTAGAATTTGAACGGGACTCTGACCGTTGGATCCCCTGGGCAAAGGAACATGGTTGTAAAGCTATTATTTTGTATCCTGTGGATGAACTTTTTACCTTTGGACGGATGGGAGATCATGTAACAGGCCGCAGAAGGAAATTAATAGAACTGGCTCAACAACATGAACTTCAGATTGAAGAAGGAGGTTTTTGCCTGTCCCGTTTTTTACCCCGCCGGCTCTTTATGAATAATCGGGACCTTTTTCGTATGGTTGAGGGTAAGCGAGTCGCTGATGTAAACTTTTGTCCAACAAACCCCGAAACTCTAGAAATTATCAGCAACCAGGCTCGGCGTTTCTTTCAATATCGCAATGAACATAGGATGTTCCACCTTTGGCCTGACAGGGGCCCCGATGAAGGCTGGTGCTCATGTCCTACCTGCCGAGCTTTTACTCCCTTTGAACAGACTCTAATTGCCATCAATACCTTAGCTGATGTTTTAGTAAAAATAAACAGTTCAGCAGGGCTTTCATATTTAATCAGCGATGGGGCCGAGAGCACTTTGCATTGCAGACCAAACATGTTTCCCCTACCCTATCCTCAAGATGGTCCAGAATTAGAACGGGACGGGTGGGCCATCGCCGGGCCTAAGCTGAAATCACCAGTCCTTCCCGGGCCATCATAA
- a CDS encoding NAD(P)/FAD-dependent oxidoreductase yields the protein MKELRYDAVVIGGGAAGMAAALEIDKAGFSCAIVEREDHLGGILMQCIHNGFGLHEFKEELTGPEFAERFAEQVAQSNIVVYLGTTVTDINAQHGPYEKELICASPDYGIIKIISKAIVLAMGCRERNRGNVRIPGARPAGVYTAGLAQRLVNIEGYIPGKEVVIIGSGDIGLIMARRMSWVGCHVKAVVEIMPYPSGLTRNIVQCLHDFNIPLYLSCQTTNIFGNDRVEGIEVTPMENGALVLEKAFRIDCDTVLLSVGLVPENELSKDAGVELHPTTNGPIVDASLMTNVDGIFACGNVLHVHDLVDWVAEESRFAGRQAAAWLRGERPAHQVRVKAGPNVRYANPGKLDPSRDNKVYLRSMIVKNDAVLELRLDNRVIKSIKKGHIQPSEMITLTVGPKDLEGYTADSALELALL from the coding sequence ATGAAAGAACTCCGATACGATGCGGTAGTTATTGGGGGCGGTGCAGCCGGGATGGCAGCAGCCCTGGAAATTGATAAGGCCGGTTTCAGCTGTGCTATTGTTGAACGGGAAGATCACCTGGGCGGTATCCTCATGCAGTGTATCCATAATGGGTTTGGTTTGCATGAGTTTAAGGAAGAGCTGACAGGACCAGAGTTTGCCGAACGTTTTGCAGAACAGGTAGCACAATCAAACATTGTGGTGTATCTGGGAACCACAGTTACTGATATCAATGCTCAGCATGGTCCCTATGAAAAGGAACTCATCTGTGCATCGCCGGATTATGGTATTATCAAAATAATCAGTAAGGCCATAGTGCTTGCCATGGGCTGCCGTGAGCGAAACCGGGGGAATGTCCGTATCCCCGGTGCCCGGCCTGCAGGGGTGTACACCGCAGGACTTGCCCAACGGCTGGTTAACATAGAAGGTTATATTCCAGGCAAAGAGGTGGTTATTATCGGATCCGGTGATATCGGCTTGATCATGGCCCGAAGGATGAGCTGGGTAGGATGTCATGTTAAGGCCGTTGTTGAGATTATGCCCTATCCTTCCGGCTTAACCCGAAACATTGTGCAGTGTCTCCATGACTTTAACATACCCCTCTATCTTTCCTGCCAAACCACCAATATATTCGGGAACGACCGGGTTGAAGGTATTGAAGTTACCCCCATGGAAAATGGCGCTTTGGTACTGGAAAAGGCCTTCCGTATCGACTGTGATACGGTACTTCTCTCTGTCGGACTCGTACCGGAAAATGAGCTCTCGAAAGATGCAGGGGTAGAACTGCATCCCACCACCAATGGTCCCATAGTAGATGCCTCCCTCATGACCAATGTGGATGGCATCTTTGCCTGTGGCAATGTCCTGCATGTCCATGATCTGGTGGACTGGGTTGCAGAAGAGTCCCGATTCGCTGGCAGACAGGCTGCTGCCTGGCTCCGGGGCGAACGACCGGCCCATCAGGTTCGGGTTAAGGCTGGTCCGAACGTTCGCTATGCTAATCCTGGAAAACTGGATCCATCCCGGGATAACAAGGTATATCTCCGGTCTATGATTGTAAAGAACGATGCGGTACTGGAACTGCGCCTGGATAACCGGGTGATAAAATCCATAAAGAAAGGGCATATCCAGCCCTCTGAGATGATTACCCTCACCGTTGGCCCTAAAGATCTGGAAGGGTATACCGCTGACTCTGCCTTAGAATTGGCATTATTGTAG
- a CDS encoding MBL fold metallo-hydrolase, with translation MFSVRIWGDRGSIPCPGPATVKFGGNTSCLEIRADDRLIIVDLGTGVKPLGDWLMANDFKKGPINADIFITHTHWDHIMGFPMFTPIFIPGTKLRIRGPVSYEDETLESIIGAQLSYRYWPVRQSELAADITYDQLKETQLDLGDGLTVRTKYLNHPILCLGYRFEYEGKSIITAYDNEPFRNVFPTDPNDPSYDEDAAREGELAAREENEKILWFFKDADVLIHDTQYTKKEYEAGKIGWGHSSFEHAINSAHKAGVKQLVLFHHDPNRTDQQLEELETEYKKRIAGKTEMQIMMAREGLVISA, from the coding sequence ATGTTTTCAGTACGGATTTGGGGTGATCGGGGTTCTATCCCCTGTCCAGGACCAGCGACGGTAAAGTTTGGAGGAAATACCTCTTGTCTCGAGATACGGGCCGATGATCGGTTGATCATTGTTGATCTTGGCACCGGGGTAAAGCCCCTAGGGGATTGGCTTATGGCTAATGATTTTAAAAAGGGCCCCATCAATGCCGATATTTTTATCACCCACACCCACTGGGATCACATTATGGGCTTTCCCATGTTCACACCGATATTTATCCCAGGCACTAAACTCCGGATCCGTGGTCCCGTTTCCTATGAGGATGAAACCCTGGAATCAATTATTGGAGCACAGCTTTCTTACCGTTACTGGCCAGTCCGTCAAAGCGAGTTAGCCGCGGATATCACCTATGACCAACTTAAAGAAACCCAACTTGATTTGGGAGATGGTCTTACGGTGCGTACTAAGTACCTCAACCATCCAATTCTGTGTCTTGGGTATCGATTTGAATATGAGGGTAAAAGTATCATTACTGCCTATGATAATGAGCCCTTCCGTAATGTGTTTCCTACTGATCCCAATGACCCTTCCTATGATGAGGATGCTGCTCGGGAAGGAGAACTAGCTGCCCGGGAGGAGAATGAAAAAATACTTTGGTTTTTTAAAGATGCAGACGTTCTTATTCACGACACCCAATATACAAAAAAGGAATACGAAGCAGGAAAAATTGGCTGGGGGCACTCATCTTTTGAGCATGCTATAAATTCAGCCCATAAGGCTGGGGTGAAACAACTGGTCTTATTCCATCATGATCCGAACCGGACAGATCAACAATTAGAAGAGTTAGAAACAGAGTATAAAAAACGTATTGCTGGGAAAACAGAAATGCAGATTATGATGGCCCGGGAAGGACTGGTGATTTCAGCTTAG
- a CDS encoding DUF1667 domain-containing protein yields the protein MTEKEKGELEVTGNRCPRGAVYAVEEITAPKRVVTATCRLGPAGACSESASQDPILQRMRRHGLCDPRRLPVKTSIPCPKEYIDELLKTIYQTQVKPPVKRGDVIIKNWKNLGLDVVAARALD from the coding sequence GTGACTGAAAAAGAAAAGGGCGAATTGGAAGTAACGGGTAACCGTTGTCCCCGTGGTGCGGTCTATGCGGTCGAAGAAATCACCGCCCCCAAACGGGTTGTTACCGCCACCTGTCGTCTTGGTCCTGCAGGGGCCTGTTCTGAATCGGCTTCTCAGGATCCCATACTTCAACGGATGCGCCGGCATGGACTCTGTGATCCTCGCAGGCTTCCGGTCAAGACCAGTATCCCTTGTCCTAAAGAATATATTGATGAACTACTCAAAACAATTTACCAAACCCAGGTAAAACCACCGGTAAAACGGGGGGATGTGATTATTAAAAATTGGAAAAATCTGGGACTAGACGTAGTAGCCGCTCGCGCTTTAGACTAG
- a CDS encoding LamG-like jellyroll fold domain-containing protein, which translates to MKGHCIILFCIASLTLNAEEQVLQLGGKESWNNIEALVGVEIESKIPTSHAIILSSRKPMNIVPDLLLTFDESGPDRFADVTGHYLVTTSSSVLRSESSQARFGSGAALFSGISLAPTATLEQSGLFIKPKPGALFASGSRIEDFTIDFWLYPANVAKGEQILTWSSGRKTLRGESLFQRIRCQVGTNSIEWIFNDFFTSVDDTNRITIYLKGIEKLIPRTWSHHMIRYDANQGSLEYLVNGNVEAIVYTTKSQKPGGEIYTPKIGDGGVFILGERYSGLIDHVRILPMYLETVQDTKYPLSGGYMVSKSLDLGYTDSRVFKIVADVRAPKEGAVPPQVQLFIRTSNNPYQWTDDDFSSWIPIESSVLLKAETRGRYIQIKAHLYPSDTGESTPRLNSISIFYEPDLPPPPPSMVQAIARDGAVELLWKPSPDRDLAGYVVYYGTASGTYFGTDAVLGPSPIDVGLRTSIVIDGLQNGRVYYFSVAAYDKASPAHIGALSREVAGRPLRMER; encoded by the coding sequence ATGAAGGGCCATTGTATTATACTCTTTTGTATAGCATCACTCACGCTAAATGCAGAGGAACAGGTCCTTCAGCTGGGGGGAAAGGAATCCTGGAATAATATTGAAGCTCTGGTTGGTGTTGAGATTGAATCTAAGATACCAACCTCCCATGCAATCATACTATCTTCCCGCAAACCGATGAATATAGTTCCTGATCTTTTACTTACCTTTGATGAATCTGGTCCAGACCGATTTGCTGATGTAACAGGACATTATCTTGTAACAACGAGTAGTTCTGTTTTACGATCCGAGAGTAGTCAGGCTCGATTCGGTTCTGGAGCGGCCTTGTTTTCTGGGATTTCCCTTGCTCCAACTGCTACTTTAGAACAGAGCGGCCTTTTTATCAAACCTAAACCGGGGGCTCTTTTTGCATCTGGTTCCCGTATCGAAGACTTTACCATCGATTTTTGGCTGTATCCTGCAAATGTAGCTAAGGGTGAGCAAATTTTAACCTGGTCTTCAGGTCGAAAAACACTACGGGGAGAGTCTCTCTTTCAGCGGATCCGGTGTCAGGTTGGAACCAACTCAATAGAATGGATTTTTAACGATTTTTTTACATCCGTAGATGATACAAACCGGATTACCATTTATTTAAAAGGTATTGAGAAACTGATACCACGAACCTGGAGTCATCATATGATCCGCTATGATGCTAACCAAGGATCGCTTGAGTACCTGGTCAATGGTAATGTAGAAGCAATTGTCTATACAACGAAATCTCAGAAACCGGGAGGAGAAATATATACTCCTAAAATTGGTGATGGTGGAGTATTTATCCTCGGTGAGCGTTATTCAGGACTTATCGATCATGTTCGTATCTTACCTATGTACCTGGAAACAGTACAGGATACGAAATACCCACTTTCCGGTGGCTATATGGTAAGCAAATCACTGGATCTAGGATATACGGATTCTCGGGTTTTTAAAATTGTCGCTGATGTACGCGCCCCAAAAGAGGGGGCCGTACCTCCCCAGGTGCAATTATTTATCCGAACTTCGAATAATCCATATCAGTGGACAGATGATGATTTTAGCTCTTGGATTCCCATTGAAAGTAGTGTTTTACTAAAAGCGGAAACCAGAGGTCGGTATATTCAAATAAAAGCTCATCTCTATCCTTCCGATACGGGAGAATCTACACCTCGACTGAACAGTATTTCTATCTTCTATGAACCAGATCTTCCACCACCGCCACCTTCTATGGTGCAGGCTATAGCCAGGGATGGAGCTGTTGAGTTGCTCTGGAAACCAAGTCCAGACAGAGATTTGGCCGGTTATGTTGTATATTATGGTACAGCATCTGGTACTTATTTTGGAACTGACGCGGTTTTGGGCCCTTCCCCTATCGATGTAGGACTGAGAACTTCGATTGTTATCGACGGATTGCAGAATGGTAGGGTATACTATTTTTCAGTTGCTGCCTATGATAAGGCAAGTCCTGCCCACATTGGGGCATTATCACGGGAGGTGGCAGGACGCCCATTAAGGATGGAACGATGA
- a CDS encoding NAD(P)/FAD-dependent oxidoreductase codes for MTTIFTHNLNPDMSKLPGSNGIPDYDVAIIGCGVSGANIARRLSAYKVKVAVLEKAADVSFGTSKANSGIVHGGFHHNKKYLKARLEIQGNLMFDRLMRELDFPFKRCGIIVAALHEDEMKAVEHLYMQGVENGVIGIELCSRERILELEPKLSPDVVGGLYAPGGGIVEPYRFVFALVESAMKNGVHVFTNYKVEKAERDVPHNKWVVTAEDGRKISARYVVNAAGLYADEVSRIFGGESFTIKARKGEYYLLDRLTKARPERVIFPVPTSVSKGMLVIPTVEGTVLVGPTADITENKEDFSTTAERLEQILDSGRKMVPALSRNDVITNFAGLRPVLEEDFYIEPSKIAPAFIQVAGIQSPGLTASPAIGEYVKDLLKSVGLELIEKADWDPFVERRPRARELTPYELDALIAKDPAWGNMVCRCEQVTEAEIVEAIRQGHTTLDGIKYFTRAQMGRCQGGFCTFKIIKIIMRETGLSYDEITKHGGASRVLEGEL; via the coding sequence ATGACAACTATCTTTACTCACAATTTAAATCCAGACATGAGCAAACTGCCCGGCAGTAACGGAATACCCGATTATGATGTGGCAATTATCGGGTGCGGTGTGTCGGGTGCCAATATCGCCCGCCGACTTTCGGCCTATAAGGTGAAGGTCGCCGTACTCGAAAAGGCAGCCGATGTGTCCTTCGGCACTTCTAAGGCTAATTCGGGGATTGTACACGGCGGTTTTCATCATAATAAAAAATATCTAAAGGCAAGGCTTGAAATTCAGGGTAACCTGATGTTTGACCGGCTCATGCGGGAATTGGATTTTCCTTTTAAACGCTGTGGAATCATTGTGGCAGCCCTCCATGAGGATGAGATGAAAGCCGTAGAACACTTATATATGCAGGGTGTCGAAAACGGGGTTATTGGTATTGAGCTGTGTTCACGGGAACGGATCCTAGAACTAGAACCAAAGCTTTCTCCCGATGTAGTTGGTGGTCTCTATGCTCCTGGCGGGGGCATCGTTGAACCTTATCGGTTTGTCTTTGCCCTGGTAGAGTCGGCTATGAAAAATGGGGTTCATGTGTTTACCAACTACAAAGTGGAAAAGGCTGAACGGGATGTGCCCCATAATAAGTGGGTTGTTACTGCGGAAGATGGCCGAAAGATTAGTGCCCGTTATGTGGTAAATGCGGCAGGTCTCTATGCTGATGAGGTATCCCGTATCTTTGGCGGTGAATCCTTTACCATTAAGGCCAGGAAGGGTGAGTATTACCTTCTGGACCGGCTTACGAAAGCTCGGCCTGAGCGGGTTATTTTCCCCGTACCTACCTCGGTTTCCAAAGGTATGCTGGTTATCCCAACGGTAGAAGGCACGGTACTTGTAGGTCCTACTGCAGATATAACAGAAAATAAAGAGGATTTTTCCACCACCGCTGAACGGCTTGAACAGATACTGGACTCGGGCCGTAAAATGGTGCCCGCCCTCAGCCGGAACGATGTTATTACCAACTTTGCGGGACTTCGACCGGTTTTAGAAGAGGATTTCTATATCGAACCCTCTAAAATTGCACCAGCCTTTATTCAGGTCGCTGGTATCCAGTCGCCGGGTCTTACAGCATCCCCAGCCATAGGGGAGTATGTTAAAGATCTTCTCAAATCTGTAGGTCTTGAGTTAATTGAAAAGGCTGACTGGGATCCCTTTGTTGAACGGCGTCCCCGGGCTCGGGAACTCACCCCCTATGAACTCGATGCCCTTATTGCCAAGGATCCAGCATGGGGTAACATGGTATGCCGCTGTGAACAGGTTACGGAAGCAGAAATTGTAGAAGCAATCCGGCAGGGACATACCACCCTGGATGGGATTAAGTATTTTACCCGGGCTCAGATGGGGCGGTGTCAGGGCGGCTTCTGCACCTTTAAAATTATTAAAATCATTATGCGTGAAACCGGACTTTCCTATGATGAAATTACGAAACATGGCGGAGCAAGTCGGGTGCTGGAGGGTGAATTATGA
- a CDS encoding tetratricopeptide repeat protein: MSPVESVNIMDRARGASRVGDHAEAERLLKYYLSKNKNDREALLLLGSTYAKSGKYDEALDVFHSLLGSNPDDLEALNNIAVIYRKKEDLNKALDALERAIELDPTRPELYYNLGNVYKQLSNYKAASMAYAKVIELDPRYVPAYNNLGTMYDRLQESEKAFAIFQKGLSLDRNNPVLHFNYGLALESKGKFDEAVREYEAALRSRPGWVEALNNLGILRLKQGRHSDALEIFNRILSIDPFNAEARNNIGVVFADQGKFNDAITNYRQAIEVDPKYVKAVVNLEHALESIGHQGDALIELEKLVKLVPNSTEVRINLGALYLKLQRYPEALEQATRALEWDPDNLQALRIQGAAYRAIGKDAEAQACFERILAIEPGNYSFYLDLADLHFQRKEYREAEERILAFLRRKPQDRNAKMMLGRLYVETGNKAHAITIFEELIKDNPQDVEALAALAEIHKKTGDMEKAVKTADTLINLQGKRATSEDLSNLNKSLELYEDAVRAYSASLQEIWERNLQALKQNKEINPTEAADEANPLLLSAIDSIPVDEDTDNLFIEEIEESIEEPEEDDELILDDETYSIFDENPEPQKAFEGLVEPEEARSQYPTELPGERSVSEIPKEDQTQSKPPSPKLSEGEANRVASEPVSPSAYPPVPQMSQMSHMPPMPPIPPIQVLSMPSASPSSIPQMASQVSTQPSVSPASSEPIQPVVSTPSEPQQSYPSPPSGFSVPHTPAVQPDLQRSVPYTQQPTYQPDTWDHKQEPEEEVPEEECLTELPGLDQTAATLDEDSMAELLEYPHEADLPELSEDDQLLEYPETLPSELPEEDLWDENIILDDEEEPLEFSSEPSEEISQDIGSPLEMNVEESVNDPITNQNDIIVDNRALSERAMLDLFQYLKHLTEELPEEQKRAFKASEVRLKMEYVIDKLEGHKGLLKSLAEKKGLPGESMDTVSQTKQPDPKSVAKTLAYLSGLAKILPDKDLTHVIEKKVNTVVKGLVSDGGSRE, translated from the coding sequence ATGAGCCCAGTAGAATCAGTAAATATAATGGATCGTGCCCGAGGCGCGTCCCGGGTGGGTGACCATGCTGAAGCGGAGCGTCTCTTAAAATATTATCTTTCGAAGAATAAAAATGATAGGGAAGCCTTACTACTTTTAGGGTCTACCTATGCCAAGTCGGGAAAATATGATGAAGCCCTTGATGTGTTTCATTCCCTATTGGGAAGTAACCCTGATGATCTAGAAGCACTTAATAATATTGCAGTCATCTACCGGAAAAAAGAAGATTTAAATAAAGCCTTAGATGCCCTGGAACGGGCAATAGAACTAGATCCAACCAGACCAGAGCTTTATTACAATCTTGGCAATGTGTATAAACAGCTCAGCAATTATAAGGCGGCATCAATGGCCTATGCGAAGGTTATTGAGCTGGATCCTCGGTATGTCCCTGCTTACAACAACCTTGGAACCATGTATGACCGACTGCAGGAATCAGAAAAAGCCTTTGCCATATTTCAGAAGGGCTTAAGCCTTGATCGGAACAATCCAGTCCTTCATTTTAATTATGGTCTAGCTCTGGAATCTAAGGGTAAATTTGATGAAGCTGTCCGTGAATATGAAGCAGCCCTTCGGTCTCGACCCGGTTGGGTAGAAGCGCTCAATAACCTAGGGATCCTCCGTCTTAAACAGGGCCGCCACTCGGATGCACTTGAAATATTTAACCGCATACTTTCAATAGATCCCTTTAATGCTGAAGCCAGAAATAATATCGGGGTGGTTTTTGCTGATCAGGGTAAATTTAATGATGCGATTACCAATTACCGACAGGCAATAGAGGTGGACCCAAAATATGTAAAAGCAGTTGTCAATCTGGAACATGCACTCGAATCCATAGGACACCAGGGTGATGCACTTATCGAACTGGAAAAGCTGGTAAAACTAGTGCCCAATAGTACAGAGGTACGTATAAATCTTGGGGCTCTCTATCTAAAACTCCAACGATATCCGGAGGCGTTGGAGCAGGCTACCCGTGCTCTGGAATGGGATCCGGACAATCTTCAGGCTTTGAGGATCCAAGGTGCGGCATATAGAGCTATAGGAAAGGATGCTGAAGCACAAGCCTGTTTTGAACGAATTCTTGCTATTGAACCAGGTAATTATTCCTTTTATCTTGATCTGGCGGATCTTCATTTTCAACGGAAGGAATATCGAGAAGCCGAAGAGCGCATTCTGGCATTCTTACGAAGAAAACCTCAGGATAGAAATGCAAAAATGATGCTTGGCCGTCTCTATGTTGAGACAGGAAATAAGGCTCATGCAATAACAATATTTGAAGAGCTTATAAAGGATAATCCTCAGGATGTAGAAGCCCTTGCTGCCTTAGCAGAAATCCATAAGAAAACCGGTGATATGGAAAAAGCGGTAAAAACCGCCGACACCCTTATTAACTTGCAAGGGAAGCGAGCTACTTCAGAGGATTTGTCTAACCTCAATAAATCTCTGGAACTCTATGAAGATGCAGTCCGGGCCTATTCTGCTTCCCTTCAGGAAATCTGGGAACGAAATCTTCAAGCCCTTAAACAAAATAAAGAAATTAATCCAACAGAGGCTGCTGATGAAGCGAACCCCCTACTACTTAGTGCTATCGATTCTATCCCGGTAGATGAAGATACGGATAACTTATTTATTGAGGAAATCGAAGAATCTATTGAGGAACCAGAAGAAGATGATGAATTAATTCTGGATGATGAGACCTATTCAATTTTCGATGAAAACCCAGAACCACAGAAGGCTTTTGAAGGACTTGTGGAACCAGAGGAAGCCCGATCCCAGTATCCGACTGAATTACCTGGGGAAAGATCAGTCTCCGAAATACCCAAGGAAGATCAAACCCAATCAAAACCACCATCCCCCAAACTCTCTGAGGGGGAAGCCAATCGAGTCGCCTCTGAACCAGTAAGCCCTAGTGCATATCCTCCTGTACCTCAGATGTCTCAAATGTCTCACATGCCACCTATGCCCCCAATACCACCGATTCAGGTGCTTTCGATGCCCTCAGCCTCACCATCATCCATACCGCAGATGGCTTCACAAGTTTCTACTCAGCCCTCTGTTTCACCAGCTAGCTCTGAACCTATACAACCAGTGGTTTCAACACCATCTGAACCACAACAATCATATCCATCACCTCCATCTGGATTCTCTGTACCACACACCCCAGCAGTACAACCTGATTTGCAAAGATCTGTACCTTATACACAACAACCAACTTATCAACCTGATACTTGGGATCATAAACAAGAACCAGAAGAAGAGGTCCCAGAAGAAGAATGTCTCACCGAATTGCCCGGTTTGGATCAGACTGCTGCTACTCTCGATGAAGATAGCATGGCTGAATTATTAGAATACCCTCATGAGGCAGATCTTCCTGAACTAAGTGAAGATGACCAACTTCTTGAATATCCAGAAACCTTACCCAGTGAATTACCAGAAGAGGATCTTTGGGATGAAAACATCATATTAGATGATGAAGAAGAACCTCTAGAATTTAGCTCTGAACCTTCGGAAGAAATAAGTCAGGATATTGGTTCCCCTTTAGAAATGAATGTTGAAGAATCTGTTAATGATCCTATTACCAATCAGAATGATATAATTGTAGATAATAGAGCGCTTTCAGAAAGGGCGATGTTAGATCTATTCCAATATTTAAAACATCTTACAGAAGAATTGCCAGAAGAACAAAAACGGGCTTTTAAGGCAAGTGAAGTCCGTCTTAAAATGGAATATGTGATTGATAAACTAGAAGGACATAAGGGGTTATTAAAATCCCTGGCAGAAAAAAAAGGACTTCCTGGGGAGTCTATGGATACGGTCTCTCAAACGAAACAACCGGATCCTAAATCGGTTGCAAAAACTCTGGCATATTTAAGTGGCCTTGCAAAGATATTACCTGATAAAGATTTAACCCATGTTATCGAAAAAAAAGTTAATACTGTTGTTAAAGGCCTTGTTTCAGATGGAGGATCCCGTGAGTGA
- a CDS encoding HDOD domain-containing protein has protein sequence MSEDAERKIQAYIKNMPSLPTTVAKVLEVCNNPKTSPADLNQVISLDPVLVGRVLKLINSAYYGLGQQVTSLVRAIIMLGINTVKNLALSSAVLRNLTSKKDFQALDMDGFWRHSLCVGVAAKVVAKKRGVDPKQAEEYFTAGLLHDIGKIPINAVLSKEYVMAVSISDRERISLHRAEDKIIGMNHAAAGFMIAKAWKLEGAVGDAIAYHHSYLEYTGPHKDVLYSVVLANRFASVMEIGFSGNRYPEKIDPSVWEYLGLERDVFDEIEAVVNQEIEKAKIFLKIE, from the coding sequence GTGAGTGAGGATGCAGAGCGGAAAATACAAGCCTATATAAAAAATATGCCAAGTCTGCCTACAACGGTTGCGAAGGTTTTGGAGGTTTGTAATAACCCAAAGACGAGTCCGGCTGATTTAAACCAGGTTATTTCTTTGGACCCAGTCCTCGTAGGACGGGTACTAAAACTGATTAACTCTGCCTATTATGGATTAGGTCAACAGGTTACAAGTTTGGTCCGAGCTATCATCATGCTGGGAATTAATACGGTTAAAAACTTAGCCCTATCCAGTGCGGTACTTCGGAATTTAACCTCAAAAAAGGATTTTCAGGCTCTGGATATGGATGGTTTCTGGCGGCACTCCCTCTGTGTTGGGGTTGCTGCTAAGGTCGTTGCGAAAAAGCGCGGAGTAGATCCGAAGCAGGCTGAAGAATACTTTACTGCGGGGCTCTTGCATGACATTGGAAAGATACCGATCAATGCAGTACTTTCCAAAGAATATGTTATGGCAGTGAGTATTTCTGACCGGGAACGTATTTCTCTGCATCGAGCAGAGGATAAAATTATAGGTATGAACCATGCCGCAGCAGGGTTTATGATTGCAAAGGCATGGAAACTCGAAGGGGCCGTAGGGGACGCAATTGCCTATCATCATTCATATTTGGAATATACAGGTCCCCATAAGGATGTCTTGTACTCAGTTGTTTTAGCAAACCGCTTTGCCTCAGTTATGGAGATAGGGTTTTCCGGAAACCGATATCCAGAAAAAATTGATCCTTCGGTCTGGGAATATCTGGGGCTGGAACGGGATGTTTTTGATGAGATAGAAGCGGTAGTAAATCAAGAAATTGAAAAGGCAAAAATATTCCTTAAAATTGAGTAA